One window from the genome of Actinoplanes teichomyceticus ATCC 31121 encodes:
- a CDS encoding cryptochrome/photolyase family protein — MGPRIALLTRDLRIHDNPLFAGPDPVVPLFVLDPRLGGLSANRQRFLHQSLADLRGTLRARGADLVVRHGDPVAEAIRLAGRTGASTIAVAGDVTAYAQRRERRLRAETVRHRIQLEITPGVTVLPPGAVRPGGGASSYRVFTPYFKAWANAGWRGLTATPANLAMPAGIAPGDLPATPAGESPDAVPGGETEGRRRLCAWLGQISRYDDDHDDMAADNTSRLSAYLRFGCLSALEVALAARADDSPGAQAYLRQLAWRDFYYQVTAAFPRLSTQPLRPAADRDWRYDDDALRHWQDGLTGVPIVDAGMRQLRAEGWMHNRARLITAAFLTKHLGIDWRPGLQWFFRWLVDGDVPNNSGNWQWTAGTGNDTRPYRRFNPVRQAQRFDAQGVYVRRYVPELKGVDGPAVHQPWRLPDAVRRGLDYPGPLESHRDEAVWLRA; from the coding sequence ATGGGCCCCCGGATCGCGCTGCTCACCCGGGACCTGCGGATCCACGACAACCCGCTGTTCGCCGGGCCCGATCCGGTGGTGCCGCTCTTCGTGCTCGATCCGCGACTGGGCGGCCTCTCCGCCAACCGCCAGCGCTTCCTCCACCAGAGCCTCGCCGACCTGCGCGGCACCCTGCGCGCCCGGGGCGCCGACCTGGTGGTCCGCCACGGCGACCCGGTGGCCGAGGCGATCAGGCTGGCCGGCCGGACGGGCGCGTCGACGATCGCGGTCGCCGGTGACGTGACCGCTTACGCACAGCGGCGGGAACGCCGGCTGCGCGCGGAGACCGTGCGGCACCGGATCCAGCTGGAGATCACCCCGGGCGTCACGGTGCTGCCGCCCGGCGCGGTCCGCCCGGGCGGGGGCGCGAGCTCGTACCGGGTCTTCACGCCGTACTTCAAAGCCTGGGCGAACGCCGGCTGGCGCGGGCTGACCGCCACCCCGGCGAACCTCGCGATGCCGGCCGGCATCGCGCCGGGCGACCTTCCCGCGACACCCGCCGGCGAGTCGCCCGACGCGGTCCCGGGCGGCGAGACCGAGGGCCGCCGCCGGCTTTGCGCCTGGTTGGGGCAGATCTCCCGGTACGACGACGACCACGACGACATGGCCGCCGACAACACCAGCCGGTTGAGCGCCTACCTGCGCTTCGGCTGCCTCTCCGCGCTCGAGGTCGCCCTCGCCGCCCGGGCCGACGACTCCCCGGGCGCGCAGGCCTACCTGCGCCAACTCGCCTGGCGCGACTTCTACTACCAGGTCACCGCGGCCTTCCCGCGACTGTCCACGCAGCCCCTGCGCCCGGCCGCCGACCGCGACTGGCGCTACGACGACGACGCGCTGCGGCACTGGCAGGACGGCCTGACCGGGGTCCCGATCGTCGACGCCGGGATGCGCCAGCTGCGCGCCGAGGGCTGGATGCACAACCGGGCCCGGCTGATCACCGCGGCGTTCCTGACCAAACATCTCGGCATCGACTGGCGTCCCGGCCTGCAGTGGTTCTTCCGCTGGCTGGTCGACGGGGACGTGCCGAACAACTCCGGCAACTGGCAGTGGACCGCCGGCACCGGCAACGACACCCGCCCCTACCGCCGGTTCAACCCGGTCCGTCAGGCGCAGCGGTTCGATGCGCAGGGCGTGTACGTTCGTCGCTACGTACCCGAGCTCAAAGGCGTCGACGGCCCGGCCGTGCACCAGCCGTGGCGCCTTCCCGACGCGGTACGCCGCGGCCTCGACTACCCCGGACCGCTGGAGTCGCACCGGGACGAGGCGGTCTGGCTGCGGGCCTGA
- a CDS encoding sigma factor-like helix-turn-helix DNA-binding protein, whose translation MLRDIRRLDYREIAERQGIPEGTGKARIHQGRRAYVRGFLAAG comes from the coding sequence TTGCTGCGCGACATCCGCCGGCTGGACTACCGCGAGATCGCCGAACGCCAGGGCATTCCGGAGGGGACCGGGAAAGCCCGGATCCACCAGGGACGACGGGCGTACGTCCGGGGGTTCCTCGCCGCGGGGTGA
- a CDS encoding dihydrolipoyl dehydrogenase family protein — protein sequence MAEARQVDVVVVGLGVGGEEVAGRLAAAGLNVVGVEQRLVGGECPYWGCIPTKIMVRAGNALAEARRIPGLAGASTVEPDWAPVAKRIRDEATDDWNDKVAVDRFTGRGGTFVRGTATITGPGRVRVGEQEYAATRGVVVAAGTAAVIPPIDGLSGTPYWTNREAVEAATLPESMLVLGGGAIGCELAQAYARFGVRVTVIEGSPRLLSLEEPESSEVAAAALTADGVQVRTGVRARHVAHDGSFRVTLTDDTVLTGEKLLVATGRAARLAGLGLEHVGLDPSARFLSTDERMRAGDRIWAVGDVTGNGAFTHMAMYEADVAVRDILGQGGPAADYRARPRVTFLDPEIGAVGMTEQQARDAGLDVRVGHVPLNRTSRGFIHGPGNEGFLKLVADRGRGVLVGGTTAGQSGGEMIGAVSVAVHAEVPIETLLGQIWAYPTFHRGLGEALKALV from the coding sequence ATGGCTGAAGCACGGCAAGTGGACGTGGTGGTCGTCGGACTCGGGGTCGGCGGCGAGGAGGTCGCCGGTCGCCTGGCCGCGGCCGGGCTCAATGTGGTCGGAGTCGAGCAGCGGCTGGTCGGCGGCGAATGCCCGTACTGGGGCTGCATCCCTACCAAGATCATGGTGCGGGCCGGGAACGCCCTGGCCGAGGCGCGCCGCATCCCCGGCCTGGCCGGGGCGTCCACGGTGGAGCCGGACTGGGCCCCGGTGGCGAAGCGGATCCGGGACGAGGCCACCGACGACTGGAACGACAAGGTCGCGGTGGACCGCTTCACCGGCCGGGGCGGGACGTTCGTGCGGGGCACGGCGACCATCACCGGTCCCGGCCGCGTCCGGGTCGGCGAGCAGGAGTACGCCGCGACGCGCGGCGTGGTCGTCGCCGCCGGCACGGCCGCGGTCATCCCGCCGATCGACGGCCTTTCCGGTACGCCGTACTGGACCAACCGGGAGGCCGTCGAAGCGGCCACCCTGCCGGAGTCGATGCTGGTGCTCGGCGGCGGCGCGATCGGTTGCGAGCTGGCCCAGGCGTACGCCCGGTTCGGGGTCCGGGTGACCGTGATCGAGGGCTCGCCGCGCCTGCTCTCCTTGGAGGAGCCGGAGTCGTCCGAGGTGGCCGCGGCCGCGTTGACGGCCGACGGCGTCCAGGTGCGCACGGGGGTACGGGCCCGGCACGTCGCTCACGACGGCTCGTTCCGGGTCACGCTCACCGACGACACCGTGCTGACCGGCGAGAAGCTTCTGGTCGCCACCGGCCGGGCCGCCCGCCTCGCCGGTCTGGGACTGGAACACGTGGGGCTGGATCCGTCCGCCCGTTTCCTGAGCACCGACGAGCGGATGCGCGCCGGCGACCGGATCTGGGCCGTCGGCGACGTCACCGGCAACGGCGCCTTCACCCACATGGCGATGTACGAGGCCGACGTCGCGGTGCGGGACATCCTCGGGCAGGGCGGCCCGGCGGCCGACTATCGGGCGCGGCCGCGGGTCACCTTCCTCGACCCGGAGATCGGCGCGGTCGGCATGACCGAGCAGCAGGCTCGGGACGCGGGGCTGGACGTGCGGGTCGGCCACGTGCCGCTGAACCGGACCTCGCGGGGCTTCATCCACGGCCCCGGCAACGAGGGTTTCCTCAAGCTGGTGGCCGACCGGGGCCGGGGCGTGCTGGTCGGCGGGACGACGGCCGGGCAGTCCGGCGGGGAGATGATCGGAGCGGTGTCGGTGGCGGTGCACGCCGAGGTGCCGATCGAGACTCTGCTCGGTCAGATCTGGGCGTACCCGACGTTCCACCGAGGGCTGGGGGAGGCGCTGAAGGCGCTGGTCTGA
- a CDS encoding phytase gives MQRTSGIAALVALTTLAAGAPAYAAERPAREVTAKAETPALYDDEAGGDADADDPAIWINKANRARSLVIGTAKNGGLRVYDLTGREVQSIATPDGGRFNNVDIVSGFPLGRQKVDLAVVTDRGLDKLRIYRISPAGLTDVTSAEAPLLFARDQAEVEEQATGYGLATYDRYAVVSRRHSTRLGIFRLEERHGRVTYRTSDTLDLPSSFRLPDGGTWSPCAEPGEGPQIEGMVVDAEAGVLYAAQEDVALWRINLRGGTFSSVPRIVEKVKEYGVPGTWDAESEECVLDSAADPGLGGRITADVEGATIYQTGRHDGYLIVSSQGDSRFYVYDRRTNRPVTRFTVADGPLDGVQHSDGAAATSVALPGYPKGLLVLHDGENTPDGGRTSTNFKFVDWRSLHIAKI, from the coding sequence ATGCAACGTACTTCCGGCATCGCCGCGCTTGTCGCACTGACCACCCTCGCCGCGGGCGCTCCGGCCTACGCCGCCGAGCGCCCGGCCCGCGAAGTGACCGCGAAGGCCGAAACCCCGGCGTTGTACGACGACGAGGCCGGCGGCGATGCCGACGCGGACGATCCGGCTATCTGGATCAACAAGGCGAACCGGGCCCGCAGCCTGGTGATCGGCACCGCCAAGAACGGCGGCCTGCGGGTCTACGACCTGACCGGCCGCGAGGTGCAATCCATCGCGACCCCGGACGGCGGCCGCTTCAACAACGTCGACATCGTCTCCGGCTTCCCGTTGGGGCGGCAGAAGGTCGACCTGGCCGTCGTCACCGACCGCGGCCTGGACAAGCTGCGCATCTACCGGATCAGCCCGGCCGGGCTGACCGACGTCACCTCGGCCGAGGCGCCGCTGCTCTTCGCCCGGGACCAGGCGGAGGTCGAGGAGCAGGCCACCGGCTACGGTCTGGCCACCTACGACCGGTACGCGGTGGTCAGCCGCCGGCACAGCACCCGCCTCGGCATCTTCCGGCTGGAGGAGAGGCACGGCCGGGTCACCTACCGCACCTCGGACACCCTGGACCTGCCGAGCTCGTTCCGGCTGCCGGACGGCGGCACCTGGTCGCCCTGCGCGGAGCCGGGTGAGGGCCCCCAGATCGAGGGCATGGTGGTGGACGCCGAGGCGGGCGTGCTCTACGCCGCCCAGGAGGACGTCGCGCTCTGGCGGATCAACCTGCGGGGCGGCACGTTCAGCAGCGTCCCGCGGATCGTCGAGAAGGTCAAAGAGTACGGCGTACCGGGCACCTGGGACGCCGAGTCCGAGGAGTGCGTCCTGGACTCGGCCGCGGACCCGGGCCTCGGCGGCCGGATCACCGCGGACGTCGAGGGCGCCACGATCTACCAGACCGGCAGGCACGACGGCTACCTGATCGTCTCCAGCCAGGGCGACAGCCGCTTCTACGTCTACGACCGTCGCACGAACCGTCCGGTCACCCGCTTCACGGTCGCGGACGGCCCGCTCGACGGCGTGCAGCACTCCGACGGCGCCGCGGCCACCTCGGTCGCGCTGCCCGGCTACCCGAAGGGCCTGCTGGTCCTCCACGACGGCGAGAACACCCCCGATGGTGGGCGCACCAGCACGAACTTCAAGTTCGTCGACTGGCGCAGCCTCCACATCGCAAAAATCTGA
- a CDS encoding phytoene/squalene synthase family protein, whose translation METDLAAAYERCRALHREHGRTYYLATRLLPAWKRRHVHALYGFTRFADEIVDRTESQPSDQRAAALSAWSARFLAGLRGEPVDDPLLPAVLHTIAVFGLDLADFEKFLRSMAMDLTVTGYPTYPDLLDYMEGSAAVIGTMMLPILGSSDPAAAREPARQLGFAFQLTNFIRDVAEDTARGRVYLPEEHLAEFGVTRADLAARVATPAVRALIRAEVARAREHYAAAAPGIPLLEPASQACMRTAFQLYGGILDEIESAGYDVFTRRATVPNRRRAAVAVRSLLTRPGTRVRLAA comes from the coding sequence ATGGAAACCGACCTGGCCGCCGCCTACGAGCGCTGCCGTGCGCTGCACCGCGAGCACGGGCGCACGTACTACCTGGCCACCCGGTTGCTGCCGGCCTGGAAACGCCGCCACGTGCACGCCCTGTATGGATTCACCCGGTTCGCCGACGAGATCGTCGACCGGACCGAGTCCCAGCCGAGCGACCAGCGCGCCGCCGCGCTGTCCGCCTGGTCCGCCCGGTTCCTGGCCGGCCTGCGCGGCGAGCCGGTCGACGACCCGCTGCTGCCCGCCGTGCTGCACACCATCGCGGTCTTCGGGCTGGACCTCGCGGACTTCGAGAAGTTCCTGCGCAGCATGGCGATGGACCTGACCGTCACCGGCTACCCGACCTACCCCGACCTGCTCGACTACATGGAGGGCTCGGCCGCCGTGATCGGCACGATGATGCTGCCGATCCTCGGCTCCAGCGACCCGGCCGCCGCCCGGGAGCCGGCCCGCCAGCTCGGTTTCGCGTTCCAGCTCACCAACTTCATCCGGGACGTCGCCGAGGACACCGCCCGCGGCCGGGTCTACCTGCCCGAGGAGCACCTCGCCGAGTTCGGCGTCACCCGTGCGGACCTGGCCGCCCGCGTCGCCACCCCGGCGGTCCGCGCGCTGATCCGGGCCGAGGTCGCCCGTGCCCGCGAGCACTACGCGGCCGCCGCCCCCGGCATACCGCTGCTCGAACCCGCCTCGCAGGCCTGCATGCGTACCGCGTTCCAGCTCTACGGGGGCATCCTCGACGAGATCGAGTCGGCCGGTTACGACGTCTTCACCCGCCGCGCCACGGTGCCGAACCGCCGCCGCGCCGCCGTCGCCGTCCGCAGCCTGCTCACCCGGCCCGGCACCCGCGTCCGGCTGGCCGCCTGA
- the idi gene encoding isopentenyl-diphosphate Delta-isomerase, which yields MSAQVFNPREEHLVELVDVQGQPVGSATVSDAHRAPGRLHRAFSVFLRDAEGRVLLQQRAAVKTRFPLRWGNTCCGHPEPGEKVTVAAGRRLVEELGVRDIPLTELGVYTYRADDPATGRVEHEYDHVLLGTLPEGVVPRPDPAEVAELRWVSVPELTAGLADTPETYAPWLAGVFRILAERSVGR from the coding sequence ATGAGCGCTCAGGTTTTCAACCCCCGCGAGGAGCACCTCGTCGAACTGGTCGACGTCCAGGGACAGCCCGTCGGTTCGGCCACCGTCTCGGACGCGCACCGGGCCCCCGGCCGCCTGCACCGGGCCTTCTCGGTCTTCCTGCGCGACGCGGAGGGCCGGGTGCTGCTGCAGCAGCGCGCCGCGGTCAAGACCCGCTTCCCGCTGCGGTGGGGCAACACCTGTTGCGGGCACCCCGAGCCGGGCGAGAAGGTCACCGTCGCGGCCGGCCGCCGCCTGGTCGAGGAGCTCGGCGTACGCGACATCCCGCTGACCGAGCTCGGCGTCTACACCTACCGCGCCGACGACCCGGCCACCGGCCGCGTCGAGCACGAGTACGACCACGTGCTGCTCGGCACGCTGCCCGAGGGCGTCGTGCCGCGGCCGGACCCGGCGGAGGTGGCCGAGCTGCGCTGGGTGTCGGTGCCCGAGCTCACCGCGGGGCTGGCCGACACCCCGGAGACGTACGCGCCCTGGCTCGCCGGGGTCTTCCGGATTCTCGCGGAGCGATCGGTTGGCCGATGA
- a CDS encoding hotdog fold thioesterase produces the protein MGIVITEATAERVVGTMPVEGNTQPYGLLHGGASCVLAETLGSVGAVLHGQTVDRPFAVGVDINATHHKAARSGLVTGTAVPVHRGRAVATYEVVLEDEAGDRVCTARITCLLRGA, from the coding sequence ATGGGCATCGTGATCACCGAGGCGACGGCCGAGCGGGTCGTCGGCACGATGCCGGTCGAGGGCAACACCCAGCCGTACGGGCTGCTGCACGGCGGGGCGTCCTGTGTGCTCGCCGAGACACTCGGCTCGGTCGGCGCGGTGCTGCACGGGCAGACCGTGGACCGGCCGTTCGCGGTCGGGGTGGACATCAACGCCACCCACCACAAGGCGGCCCGCTCCGGGCTGGTGACCGGGACGGCGGTGCCGGTGCATCGCGGCCGGGCGGTCGCGACGTACGAGGTGGTCCTGGAGGACGAGGCCGGTGACCGGGTCTGCACCGCCCGCATCACCTGTCTGCTGCGCGGCGCCTGA
- a CDS encoding MerR family transcriptional regulator → MADEALSAGAAARRLGVAVTTLRTWHQRYGLGPSRHEPGHHRRYTAEDMDRLLIMQRLTAQGVAPAEAAAWARNAPSAGPGDQPAPPAAQTAASSGEGTVRGLTRAAMRLDAAAMRDILCAAVKERGVVPAWTEVMIPVLTAIGDRYQSTLRFVEVEHLLSRTVTEVLAAAQRAPGTPRVLLSAADEEQHTLPLEALAAALADAGVPSRLLGARVPPQALLDAIGRTGPAAVVLWSQCAATGSVDQLTRVRDAPHPPLVVAAAGPGWPGDELPPGITRLTGLAEAVQLLASV, encoded by the coding sequence TTGGCCGATGAGGCGCTGAGCGCGGGGGCCGCCGCGCGCCGCCTGGGCGTGGCGGTCACCACCCTGCGCACCTGGCACCAGCGTTACGGGCTCGGCCCCAGCCGGCACGAGCCCGGTCACCACCGGCGGTACACCGCCGAGGACATGGACCGGCTGCTGATCATGCAGCGGCTCACCGCGCAGGGCGTGGCGCCCGCTGAGGCCGCCGCCTGGGCCCGCAACGCCCCGTCCGCGGGTCCCGGTGACCAACCGGCGCCGCCGGCCGCCCAGACCGCCGCCAGCAGCGGCGAGGGGACGGTCCGCGGCCTGACCCGGGCCGCGATGCGGCTGGACGCGGCGGCGATGCGCGACATCCTCTGCGCGGCCGTCAAGGAACGCGGCGTGGTCCCCGCCTGGACCGAGGTGATGATCCCGGTGCTCACCGCGATCGGCGACCGGTATCAGTCCACCCTGCGCTTCGTCGAGGTGGAGCACCTGCTGTCGCGGACCGTCACCGAGGTGCTCGCGGCCGCGCAGCGGGCCCCCGGCACACCCCGGGTCCTGCTCTCCGCCGCCGACGAGGAACAGCACACCCTGCCGCTGGAGGCGCTCGCCGCGGCGCTGGCCGACGCCGGCGTGCCGAGCCGTCTCCTCGGCGCCCGGGTGCCGCCGCAGGCGCTGCTGGACGCGATCGGGCGGACCGGCCCGGCCGCGGTGGTGCTCTGGTCGCAGTGCGCGGCCACCGGATCGGTGGATCAGCTCACCCGCGTCCGGGACGCTCCGCACCCACCGCTGGTGGTCGCGGCGGCCGGTCCGGGCTGGCCGGGCGACGAACTTCCGCCCGGCATCACCCGGCTGACCGGGCTCGCCGAGGCGGTCCAGCTCCTCGCCTCCGTCTGA
- a CDS encoding L,D-transpeptidase family protein: MHRVPVFALAAVTALTLATGCDSGQPETGGTPSAGPAPSSAAPSSPATPSAPTAPPSTAPVRKLRIGAKGADVLALQHRLTELGYWNGTADGRFGATTQQAVYALQKAAGLRRDGVVGPRTRQALDRGVAAKARSTSGRVVEIDLRRQLLMLVDDGRITQVFNTSTGSNEYYQQKGETFRADTPRGKFRVSRQIDGWRNAPLGLLWRPKYFNGGIAVHGATSVPPYAASHGCARVSIAAMNWLWKNDALPLKTRVWVY; this comes from the coding sequence GTGCACAGAGTCCCGGTTTTCGCGCTCGCCGCGGTGACGGCGTTGACCCTGGCCACCGGTTGCGACTCGGGCCAGCCGGAGACCGGTGGCACGCCCTCGGCCGGACCCGCTCCGTCGTCGGCCGCGCCCAGCAGCCCCGCCACGCCGTCCGCACCCACCGCCCCGCCCTCGACCGCCCCGGTACGGAAACTGAGGATCGGCGCCAAGGGCGCCGATGTGCTCGCCCTGCAGCACCGGCTGACCGAGCTCGGCTACTGGAACGGCACGGCGGACGGCAGGTTCGGCGCAACCACCCAGCAGGCGGTGTACGCCCTGCAGAAGGCCGCCGGCCTGCGCCGCGACGGCGTGGTCGGCCCACGGACCCGGCAGGCCCTGGACCGCGGCGTGGCCGCGAAGGCGAGATCGACGAGCGGGCGGGTGGTGGAGATCGACCTGAGACGGCAGCTGCTGATGCTGGTCGACGACGGCCGGATCACCCAGGTCTTCAACACCTCGACCGGCTCGAACGAGTACTACCAGCAGAAGGGCGAGACCTTCCGGGCCGACACCCCGCGGGGAAAATTCCGGGTGAGCCGGCAGATCGACGGCTGGCGGAACGCCCCGCTGGGCCTGCTCTGGCGGCCGAAGTACTTCAACGGCGGGATCGCCGTGCACGGAGCGACCAGCGTTCCGCCCTACGCGGCCTCACACGGGTGCGCCCGGGTGTCGATCGCCGCGATGAACTGGCTGTGGAAGAACGACGCCCTGCCGCTGAAGACCCGGGTCTGGGTCTACTGA
- a CDS encoding polyprenyl synthetase family protein, with protein MANDTLAGNLRLGAIPRQQVSHTALVNAVEGTLADFLTPQIAMLDAIDPSLGGFARTARDLVMAGGKRLRPTFAYWGWRGVAGAGGNAEAVLPALGALELMHTFALVHDDLMDDSATRRGRPTAHRIFGARHGERFGSSAAVLIGDLCLVWADQLLARTPLPAATLLEVRARYDRMRIEAVAGQYLDVLGETDPASWSVDRALVVARHKTASYTVQWPLDFGLALAGTDDPEVAEAYRVYGTTVGEAFQLRDDLLGVYGDPAVTGKPAGDDLRTGKPTTLLMLARRMATPAQLGELDTAGIGRKAEIVAETGAPARVEEMIRARVAEGLTALADAPIETEARSVLVELATVATQRPA; from the coding sequence GTGGCCAATGACACCCTCGCGGGAAATCTCCGTCTCGGAGCGATACCCCGACAGCAGGTCTCCCACACCGCGCTGGTCAACGCCGTCGAGGGAACGCTCGCCGACTTCCTCACCCCGCAGATCGCCATGCTGGACGCCATCGACCCGTCGCTCGGCGGGTTCGCCCGGACCGCACGCGATCTGGTGATGGCCGGCGGGAAACGGTTGCGGCCGACGTTCGCGTACTGGGGCTGGCGCGGGGTCGCCGGCGCCGGCGGCAACGCCGAAGCGGTGTTGCCGGCGCTCGGCGCGCTCGAGTTGATGCACACCTTCGCCCTGGTGCACGACGATCTGATGGACGACTCGGCGACCCGGCGGGGCCGGCCGACCGCGCACCGGATCTTCGGCGCCCGGCACGGCGAGCGGTTCGGCTCGTCGGCCGCCGTGCTCATCGGCGACCTCTGCCTGGTCTGGGCCGATCAGCTGCTGGCCCGCACCCCGCTGCCGGCGGCCACGCTGCTGGAGGTGCGCGCCCGGTACGACCGGATGCGCATCGAGGCGGTCGCCGGGCAGTACCTGGACGTGCTCGGCGAGACCGATCCGGCGTCCTGGTCGGTGGACCGCGCCCTGGTGGTGGCCCGGCACAAGACGGCCAGCTACACCGTGCAGTGGCCGCTGGACTTCGGGCTGGCCCTGGCCGGCACGGACGATCCCGAGGTGGCCGAGGCCTACCGGGTCTACGGCACCACCGTCGGCGAGGCCTTCCAGCTGCGCGACGACCTGCTCGGGGTGTACGGCGACCCGGCGGTGACCGGGAAGCCGGCCGGGGACGACCTGCGTACCGGGAAACCCACCACCCTGCTCATGCTGGCCCGGCGGATGGCCACCCCGGCCCAGCTCGGCGAGCTCGACACGGCCGGGATCGGCCGGAAAGCCGAGATCGTCGCGGAGACCGGCGCGCCCGCGCGGGTCGAGGAGATGATCCGGGCCCGCGTCGCCGAGGGCCTCACGGCTCTGGCCGACGCGCCGATCGAGACCGAGGCTCGTAGCGTACTGGTCGAACTGGCCACCGTGGCGACGCAGCGTCCGGCATGA
- the crtI gene encoding phytoene desaturase family protein, which yields MRTVTGPTDRVVIVGAGLAGLSCALHLAAAGREVTVVEREPVPGGRAGRLSIGGYEFDTGPTVLTMPDLIAEPLAAVGEKLSDWLELTPVDPAYRAYYPDGSTLDVRSDTTRMAAGIAAVCGAREADGYLRFVDFTRRLWQLERDHFIDRNLDSPTDLLNLNLLRLLGMGAFRRLQPKINDYFRDPRTQRIFSFQAMYAGLAPHDALAVYAVIAYLDSVVGVFHPKGGMHAVPKALAGAAEKHGVTIRYDTTVERVLTEHGRATGVLTAGGEVVPADTVVLNPDLPIAYRDLLPARRARRLRYSPSCVVLHIGSTQAYRKIAHHNIHFGTGWKRTFDEVINRGLLMSDPSLLVTNPTRTDPAAAPAGRHTYYVLAPAPNLEAGPMNWRGGLAERYADELLRTLEQRGYRGFRDGVEVERIVTPADWADDGMAAGTPFAAAHTFAQTGPFRPSNLHPTLPNVVFTGSGTQPGVGVPMVLISGKLAASRITQGVA from the coding sequence GTGCGCACCGTCACCGGACCCACCGATCGCGTCGTGATAGTCGGCGCCGGCCTGGCCGGGCTCTCCTGTGCCCTGCACCTGGCCGCGGCCGGACGTGAGGTAACCGTCGTCGAACGCGAGCCGGTGCCCGGCGGCCGCGCCGGGCGCCTGTCGATCGGCGGCTACGAGTTCGACACCGGCCCGACCGTGCTGACCATGCCGGACCTGATCGCCGAGCCGCTCGCCGCGGTCGGCGAGAAGCTCTCCGACTGGCTGGAGCTGACCCCGGTGGACCCGGCCTACCGGGCGTACTACCCGGACGGCTCGACCCTGGACGTGCGCTCCGACACCACCCGGATGGCCGCCGGGATCGCCGCCGTCTGCGGCGCCCGGGAGGCCGACGGCTACCTGCGCTTCGTCGACTTCACCCGGCGGCTGTGGCAGCTGGAGCGTGACCACTTCATCGACCGCAACCTGGACAGCCCGACCGATCTGCTGAACCTGAACCTGCTGCGGCTGCTCGGGATGGGCGCGTTCCGGCGGCTCCAGCCGAAGATCAACGACTACTTCCGTGACCCGCGGACCCAGCGGATCTTCTCGTTCCAGGCGATGTACGCCGGGCTCGCGCCGCACGACGCGCTCGCGGTGTACGCGGTGATCGCCTACCTCGACTCGGTGGTCGGGGTCTTCCACCCCAAGGGCGGCATGCACGCGGTGCCGAAGGCGCTGGCCGGCGCCGCCGAGAAGCACGGGGTGACGATCCGCTACGACACCACGGTGGAGCGGGTGCTCACCGAGCACGGCCGGGCGACCGGCGTGCTGACCGCCGGGGGCGAGGTCGTCCCGGCGGACACCGTCGTACTCAATCCGGACCTGCCGATCGCCTACCGCGACCTGCTCCCGGCGCGGCGCGCGCGCCGCCTGCGCTACTCGCCGTCGTGCGTGGTGCTGCACATCGGATCGACGCAGGCCTATCGGAAGATCGCCCACCACAACATCCATTTCGGTACGGGCTGGAAGCGCACCTTCGACGAAGTGATCAACCGCGGGCTGCTGATGAGCGACCCGTCGCTGCTGGTCACCAACCCGACCCGCACCGATCCCGCGGCGGCCCCGGCCGGCCGGCACACCTACTACGTGCTGGCGCCGGCGCCGAACCTGGAGGCCGGCCCGATGAACTGGCGCGGTGGGCTGGCCGAACGGTACGCCGACGAGTTGCTGCGCACCCTGGAACAGCGCGGCTACCGGGGCTTCCGGGACGGCGTCGAGGTGGAGCGCATCGTCACGCCGGCCGACTGGGCCGACGACGGGATGGCCGCCGGCACGCCGTTCGCGGCCGCGCACACGTTCGCCCAGACCGGTCCGTTCCGGCCGTCGAACCTGCACCCCACGCTGCCGAACGTGGTCTTCACCGGTTCGGGCACGCAGCCCGGGGTGGGGGTGCCGATGGTACTCATCTCGGGGAAGCTGGCCGCGAGTCGGATCACACAGGGAGTGGCATGA
- a CDS encoding DUF2199 domain-containing protein, whose amino-acid sequence MGRVLDWFGKRADPVDSDPSAETRQAGDVCLCCGRPRDTHDRHARFRLPDPVLDTRRQHRVRGAWLSHANPDVSVMMHIPGVGAFLRALLPVRLTGDFSATFGVWVAVDPADLKRASAVWSEPEYRDLRLRGRLANALPVWGLLSAPVELAVRDPEQTPYCVSSSDPGLARVLAEVWPHEDVLPGLP is encoded by the coding sequence GTGGGCAGAGTCCTTGACTGGTTCGGTAAGCGCGCCGACCCGGTCGACAGCGACCCCTCGGCGGAGACGCGGCAGGCCGGCGACGTGTGCCTCTGCTGCGGGCGGCCGAGGGACACCCATGACCGGCATGCGCGGTTCCGGCTGCCGGATCCGGTCCTCGATACCCGCCGGCAGCATCGGGTACGAGGCGCCTGGCTGAGTCATGCGAACCCGGACGTCTCGGTGATGATGCACATCCCCGGGGTGGGCGCCTTCCTGCGGGCATTGCTCCCGGTGAGGTTGACCGGCGACTTCAGCGCCACGTTCGGGGTGTGGGTAGCGGTCGATCCGGCCGACCTCAAGCGCGCGTCCGCAGTGTGGTCGGAGCCGGAGTATCGGGATCTGCGGCTCCGGGGCCGGCTCGCGAACGCGCTTCCGGTCTGGGGCCTGCTGTCCGCTCCGGTCGAGTTGGCGGTGCGTGACCCGGAGCAGACGCCGTACTGCGTGTCGAGCTCCGATCCTGGTCTGGCCAGGGTGCTCGCGGAGGTCTGGCCGCATGAGGATGTGCTGCCCGGGCTCCCATGA